The Bacillota bacterium genome has a segment encoding these proteins:
- a CDS encoding HD domain-containing protein: MVKPGGDHTHEIRDPVHGFVVYDDFERELIDSHPFQRLRRIKQLATTHLVYPGAVHTRFEHSLGVMHLATEVFDELVHKHWDSVERVLGLTDRDELGRLRRVLRLAALLHDIGHAPFSHGPEELLPDGHEAVTVGVIEKTEIRDIIDERYYTKGIRVTDVIPVAVGAKKVTQLPSAIGQFLSEILTGPFGVDRMDYLLRDSLHTGVKYGQFDVHRLVNTLTLTIHPETGNPVIALERGGVHAAEGLLLARYFMFQQVYYHPVRRIYDWHLKQFVLDLLGHKPFPVDDLAEYLRWDDARVEYCLYRCPRSRSAASGRFFTGRGHLRMAFEAPEGRVEAYCDRAEELRTALLDKFGDKVYCDSEYQPLASDSELALLVLGPDGSHSSCEKESKLFASLPPLGFLRVYAVDEPGLKERVSKFCRDFFAD, from the coding sequence GTGGTGAAGCCGGGGGGTGATCATACGCACGAGATCCGTGACCCGGTCCACGGCTTTGTCGTCTACGACGACTTCGAAAGGGAGCTTATAGACTCCCATCCGTTTCAGCGGCTGCGGCGAATCAAACAACTGGCCACGACGCACCTTGTGTATCCCGGTGCGGTGCATACCCGGTTCGAACACTCCCTGGGTGTTATGCATCTGGCCACCGAAGTCTTCGACGAGTTGGTGCACAAACATTGGGATAGTGTTGAAAGGGTCTTGGGGCTGACCGATAGGGACGAACTAGGCCGGCTTCGCCGGGTGCTTCGGCTGGCGGCGTTGCTGCACGATATAGGCCACGCTCCCTTTTCCCACGGTCCCGAAGAACTGTTGCCGGATGGTCATGAGGCGGTGACGGTCGGCGTGATCGAGAAAACGGAGATCCGCGACATCATCGACGAGCGGTACTACACGAAGGGGATCAGAGTGACCGATGTGATACCGGTTGCGGTTGGGGCGAAAAAGGTGACGCAGCTTCCCAGCGCAATTGGGCAATTCCTTTCCGAGATTCTCACCGGTCCTTTCGGCGTGGACAGGATGGACTACCTGCTAAGAGATTCTCTCCATACGGGCGTCAAGTACGGCCAGTTCGACGTACACCGCCTTGTCAATACGCTAACCCTGACCATCCACCCCGAAACCGGTAACCCGGTGATCGCGCTCGAACGAGGCGGCGTACACGCCGCTGAGGGACTTCTCCTGGCCAGGTATTTTATGTTCCAGCAGGTTTACTACCACCCCGTGCGTCGCATCTATGACTGGCATCTCAAACAGTTCGTGCTTGACCTACTTGGTCATAAACCGTTCCCGGTTGACGACCTCGCTGAATACCTCCGATGGGACGATGCGAGGGTTGAGTACTGCCTGTACCGATGTCCGCGCTCGCGCTCTGCCGCGAGCGGCCGCTTCTTCACCGGTCGTGGCCACCTTAGGATGGCATTCGAGGCTCCAGAGGGCCGAGTTGAGGCCTATTGTGATCGCGCGGAGGAACTGAGAACGGCTCTCCTGGACAAGTTCGGAGACAAAGTGTATTGTGACAGCGAGTATCAGCCGCTGGCTAGTGATAGCGAGCTTGCCCTGCTTGTCCTCGGGCCGGACGGTTCTCATTCCTCGTGTGAGAAAGAGTCCAAGCTCTTTGCCTCTTTACCTCCACTGGGCTTTCTGAGGGTGTATGCGGTAGACGAACCCGGGCTAAAGGAAAGGGTCAGTAAGTTTTGCCGCGACTTTTTCGCCGATTAG